CGCAGCACCAATTCGCGCACGCCGCTGGCGTCGGTGGCGCCCATGGGTTCGGCGCCCGGGAACAGGATGATGCCGCCCCAGGGGTTGGCCGCGCCGGCGACGATCTCGCCGGCCACCTGCAGCGCCGGGCCGCCATCGCGGCCCTGGCCCACGGTCAGCCTGGACTGCGAACGCCCGCCGATCATCTGGTCGCTGGTCGCCGACCAGCTCGGTGCCGGCTGGCCTTCGCGCAGTAGTTCCACCGCGCCCGCGGCCACCCGCGGCGCCGGCTTGTCGGCCACGCGGGCCACGCTGTAGCCGTTCTTCCACACCGCGCGGATCGCGCGCGTGGCGGTGATGTCGGCACTGGGATCGCCGTCGACCAGGACCAGGTCGGCGCGCAGGCCGGCGGCGATGCGGCCGCGGTCGCTCAGGCCGAAGCGCTGCGCCGGCGCCGAGGTCGCCGCGCGCAAGGCTTCCACCGGGCTCAGTCCGGCCTGCACCAGCAGCGCCAGTTCGGCGTGCTGGCTGGCGCCGTGGGTGGTGCCGGGGTTGCCGGCGTCGGTGCCGGCCAGCAGGGTCACCCCGGCCGCATGCAGGCGGCGCACGTTCTCCAAAGCATTGGGCAGGTGGTGGGCGATATGCTGCGGCAGCGGGAAGGTCTGGTTCAGCGCGTCCTTCTGCGCCGGCTGCAGCATCGGCGCGATGCGCGGGTCGGCCGCGAGCTTGGCGCCCTCGCCGGCGCGCGACAGCGTGGCCATCACGCTCAGGGTCGGGGTGACGAAGGCGTCGCGGCGCTTGATCGCGGCCACCAGTTCGTCGTCGGCCACGCGATCGCTGTAGATGTGGATCAGGCCGTCGGCGCCGGCGTCGATGACCTTGCGCGCGTCGCCGACCTGGGCCACGTGCACCAGCGCCCGCTTGTCGTGCCGGTGCGCGGCGACGATCGTCGCCTGCATCGCGGCGTCCGACAGGGTCGGGATGCGCGGCTTGCCGGTGTAAGCGGCGCCGTTGTCGACCACCAGCTTGATGTAGTCCGAGCCCTCGGCGATGCGCTCGCGCACGAAGGCTTCGGCCTGGGCCGGGTCGTCCAGGGTCGGTATGGCCAGGCCGTACTCGCTGCCGTGGCCGCCCTTGGCGGTGACCAGGGTGCCGGCCGACCACAGGTCGGCGCGGTCGGTGCGGGCCAGGCTCTGGCGCTCCTTGCCCGCCGCGGGCAGCAGGCGGTGGTCGGTGAACATGTCCAGTTCGGTGGTCACGCCGAAACGCAGGGCGTCGCGGCGGGCCTCGCCGAAGCTGTGGGTGTGGGCATCGATCAGGCCCGGCAACAGGGTGCCGCCGCGGCCGTCCACCACCGGCACGCCGGCCGGGATCTGCAACTGCGGGCCGATGGCGGCGATCCGGCCGTCGCGCACCAGCACGGTGGTGGCCGGCTGCATGCGCTGGCCGTCGAATACGCGTACGTCGCGGATGGCGACGTCGTCGCTGTCGCCGGCCGGCTCGGCAGCCAACGCGGTCGCGCTCAGGGCGGCCAGCACCAATACGGCCAGCCAGCGGGGTCTGGGAAGGTTCATTCGGGGCTCCATGAGGGCCGGCCGGACCGGCTTCGGGGTGGCGCCACTGTCGCGATCCGGCCGTGCGCGCGGCAGTGGGCGCCGTCACCGGGCCTCCATGACAGCTGTCAGCCGGCGCGGGCCGGAGGGGGTTATCGCCGTGTCGCGGACGTGGTAAACTCACTCAAGCTATTGAATTGAAACGAAAAACACCTCAACGCCAGCTGCCATGGCAGGCCGTTGCGGCTTTCCTCGTTTCAGCCCATGCGCGTTTCTACCTGCACGATTCGACCTGCATGAAGGGCGGCGCTTGGCGACCCGATACCAACCGGGGCGCTGCAACTGCGAGCGCCCGGCCACGGAGGCCGGGCCTGTTCTTCATCCCACGATGCTTCGGCCGGATGCCGACGACCATTGGAGATCCTGTGATGACCCTGCTCAGCCCTCTCGCGCCGCTGCGCGCCCACGCCGGCGCGCGCCGCACCATCGGCCTCGACGACGCCACCGTCGAGCGTTTCGCCGCCAGCCATGCGGAACTGGCCGAGGTCATCGAAGCCGCCGCCGCCGAATACGCGGCCGTGCGCGCCGACATCGCCGAGCTGCTGGACCTGGACGAGGACGCGCAGATCCGCGCCGTGCAGGCCGGCTACGTCAACTTCTATACCGACGACGGCGTGAACCCCTACGTGGCCCTGGCCGCGCGCGGTCCGTGGATCGTGACCCTGAAGGGCGCGGTGCTGCACGACTCCGGCGGCTACGGCATGCTCGGTTTCGGCCACACTCCGGGCGCGGTGATCGCGGCCATGGCCAAGCCGCAGGCGATGGCCAACATCATGACCCCGTCGCTGTCGCAGCTGCGCTTCGACCGCGCCCTGCGCGCCGCCATCGGCGGCGAGCGCGGCTGCCCCTACACCCGCTTCCTGTGCTTGAACTCGGGCTCGGAATCGGTGTCGCTGGCCGCGCGCATCGCCGACGTCAACAGCAAGCTGATGACCGACCCGGGCGCCAAGTACGCCGGCCGCGCGATCAAGCGCGTGGTGGTCAAGGGCAGCTTCCACGGCCGCACCGAGCGCCCCGCGCTGTACTCGGATTCCTCGCGCAAGGCCTACGTGCAGTACCTGGCCAGCTTCCGCAACGAGGACTCGGTGATCACCGTCGAGCCCTACGACATCGAGGCGCTGAACAAGGCCTTCGCCGACGCCGACGCCAACGGCTGGTTCATCGAGGCCATGTTCCTGGAACCGGTGATGGGCGAAGGCGACCCGGGCCGCAGCGTGCCGCCGGCGTTCTACGCCGCCGCGCGCGAGCTGACCCGCAGCCACGGCTCGCTGCTGCTGGTGGACTCGATCCAGGCCGGCCTGCGCGCGCACGGCGTGCTGTCCATCGTCGACTACCCGGGCTTCGAAGGCCTGGACGCGCCCGACATGGAAACCTATTCCAAGGCGCTCAACGCCGGCCAGTACCCGCTGTCGGTGCTGGCGGTGGGCGAGCGCGCGGCCTCGCTGTACCGCAAGGGCCTGTACGGCAACACCATGACCACCAACCCGCGCGCGCTGGAAGTGGCGGTGGCGGTGCTGCAGCAGATCACCCCGCAGCTGCAGGCCAACATCCGCGCGCGCGGCAGCGAGGCGCTGCAGAAGCTGGAACAGCTCAAGAGCGAGCTCGGCGGCCTGATCACCAAGGTCCAGGGCACCGGCCTGCTGTTCTCCTGCGAGCTGTCGCCGCAGTTCAAGTGCTATGGCGCCGGCTCGATCGAGGAATGGCTGCGCGAGCGCGGCATCGGCGTGATCCACGGCGGCGTCAACTCGCTGCGCTTCACCCCCAACTTCACCATCACCAGCGCCGAGCTGGAGCTGCTGGTGAGCATGGTCGGTCGCGCCCTGAAGGAAGGCCCGCGCGCGCAGCAGGCCGCCGCGGCCTGAAGGCAAGAGTTGCGAATAGGAGTTGGAAGATAGCGACCGCTGGCCTTCGCTTTCGCTAACTCCTATCTTTGCTCCTTCCCTTCTATTTTCCCCTCAAGGACCAGAGCGCCGCCGCGGGCCGTGGACACCCGCCGCGGCCCGTTCCATTCCCATGGCGCTAGACCTGATCCCGGCCCGGCACGAACGCGACATCCATGCCGCGCAGCGGCGGTTCGCGATCGACCAGGCGCTGCACGCGCAGTTGCAGGCGCGTGCGCAGCCGCCCGACGACTATCCGCTGCTGCGCGCCCTGCGCTATCACGACGACACGGCTTTCCCGCTGGCCGAGCTGCGCGCGCTGCACGCCGAACTGCTGCGGGTCGAAACCCGTTTCACCGAACCCAGCCAAGTGCGCGAGCTGCTGTGTTTCGTCGAGCGGACCATCGCCGACGGGGATAACCTCTACGCCACCGCCGACTGAGGCCGCGCGGCGCTTGCGCCCTGCCCCACACCCCAACGATCCTGACCGGCCAGGATCGCCCGCCCCGCCCGAGGCCGCCCATGAAAGTCGTAGAAGTCAGCCATCCCCTGGTGCAGCACAAGCTCGGCCTGATGCGCCGCGCCGGCAACAGCACCAAGGAATTCCGCGAACTCGCCTCCGAAGTCGCCACCCTGCTCACCTACGAGGCCACCTCGGACCTGGAGACCGAGGAAGCGACCATCGAAGGCTGGGCCGGCCCGGTCGCGATCCGCCGGATCAAGGGCGCCAAGGTCACCCTGGTGCCGATCCTGCGCGCCGGCCTGGGCATGCTGCCGGGCGTGCTGGAGCTGATCCCCTCGGCCAAGGTCGGCGTGGTCGGCCTGCAGCGCGACGAACGCACCCTGCAGCCGGTGGGCTACTACGAGAAGCTAACCGGGCGCATGGACGAGCGCACCGCGCTGATCCTGGACCCCATGCTCGCCACCGGCGGCACCCTGATCGCCACCGTGGACATGCTCAAGGCCGCCGGCTGCCGCCGGATCAAGGGCCTGTTCCTGGTCGCCGCGCCCGAGGGCTTGCGCGCGCTGGAAGCCAGGCACCCCGACGTGGAAGTGTTCACCGCCTCGGTGGACCAGCGCCTCAACGAAGTCGGCTACATCCTCCCCGGCCTGGGCGACGCCGGCGACAAGATCTTCGGCACCAAGCACGAAAGCTGAGCCGGCCTTTACGCACCGCCCCCCGTCTGCTTTGGGGTAGGAGCGGCGTAAGCCGCGACCAAGAAACCACACCTGCCGCGCGCCTTGCACGAAGCCCCCTGTAGGAGCGGCGCAAGCCGCGACCGCGAAGCTACGCCTCACAGCGCAAGCTCCGCTTCGTGCGCATTCTGCGGGAGCGGCCCCCAGCATGCCCGTACAGCCCGGCCGATGTCCTTACCTCATGCGGAGCAAATCGCGACTCACGCCGCTTCCACAGGGAGCCGGTGAGCGCGGCGATTGGGTGAGGGCGCCGTCGCCGCTTGCGCCGCTCCTACAGTCGGATGCGTGAGCTGCGCGGCAATTGGGTGAGGGCGCGGTCGCGGCTTACGCCGCTCCTACCCCTGTCGCGACGGCGAAGCTCTTGTAGGAGCGGCGCAAGCCGCGACCGCGAAGCTCGCCGCCCAGCGCAAGCTCCGCTCCGCACGCCTTCTGTGGGAGAGACGTAAGTCGCGATCGGCCGCAGTAATAGCCGACCTGCCATTGCCCGCACCGCCGGACCGAGCTCTTTCCTCATGCGATGCAAATCGCGGCTCACGCCGCTCCCACAGGGAGCCGGTGAGCGCGGCGATTGGGTGAGGGCGCGGTCGCGGCTTGCGCCGCTCCTACCCCTGGGCGTCGCGGGATTCGGCCAGTGCGCGGGCTTTGGCGCGGCGCCTGCGGCGCCCCACCAGCGCGATCACGATCACCAAGGCGCCACCGCCGAACCACGGCCACAGCCGGTGCGCGCCTTCGGCCGCGGCCTCCGCCGGCTCGGGCACCGGCGCGGCGTTCAAGGCCGCCGCCGCGGTCGCGGCCGACATGCGCCAGCGCCCCTGCTGCAACTCCACCCGGCCTTCCAGCGGCGGCAGGCGCAGCTCGCGCCAGGTCACGCGCAGGTCGCCGATCTGCGGGTCCAGCGGATTCTCGGCGCTGCCCAGGCCGTCGCCTTCGGGCTGGAAGGTCGCGGCCAGGTTGGCCGGCAAGCGCGAAAAATTAGGCCGGAACAGCCGCCACTCGCCCAGCCCCTGCAACAGGGTGAGGTCCACCGGCTTGCCGTCCAGCGTGGCCGAGTCCGACCACCAGCGCTGGTTCTCCAGCGGCAGCGTCGGCGGATTCTCGTGCCCGGGCGCGAAGCCCTGCGAATCGATGCGCGCGGCATTCCACACGCGCTGGTAGCCGCCGCCGGACACGGCCTGCCACTGATACATCTCCACCCGCCGGTCCAGGCCGAACTGGCGCGTGAGCACGCCGAACTCGCGATCGCGCAGCGGCTCGGCGGTACGCGGCTCGTCTACCGGCGTTGCCGCCACGGGCGCCTGCGCCGGCGCGGTCGGCGCCTGCGCCGAGGCCGCGGCGGCGAACGCTAGCGGCAGCAGCCATGCCGCGCGCCGCACAGGCCTCATGCGGCCAGGGCCCGCGCTTGCAGTTCGGCGACCTCGTGCGCGGTGCCGAACCGTCCCTTGTCGTCGCGCACCACCTGCGCCAGCGCGCAACCCGGGTCGTGGGTGAAGAACAGATGCACGTTGCGCTCGAGCTTGTCGGCCAGGAACGCCTTCTTCTCGTCGATGAGCAACTCGGCATTGCGGTCGTAGCCCATGGTGATGGGCACGTGCACCCAGGGCCGGCCGGGGATCAGGTCGGCGCAGAACACCACGCCGCCGTGCGGCTGCCCGTCCACGCTTTCCGGCCCGACGATCTCGGCCAGCATCAGCCCCGGCGTGTGGCCGTCGCTGTAGTGGAAACGCACGCTGTCGCCTAGCGCGCGCGAATGCTCGCCGTCCACCAGTTCCAGGCGGCCGCTGGCTTCCAACAGGCCCGGCAGCTCGGGAATGAAACTGGCGCGGTCGCGCGCATGCGGCGAGGTCGCACGCTGGTAGTGCGCGCGGCCGACCAGATACTGCGCGTTGGGGAACAGCAGCTGCGGCGCCTGGCCTTCCTGCCAGGGCGCGAGCAGGCCGCCGGCGTGGTCGAAGTGCAGGTGCGAGAGCACCACCACGTCGATGTCCTGCGGCGCGAAGCCGGCGCCGGCCAGCGATTCCAGCAGTACGTGGCGTTCTTCGTTGACGCCGTAGCGCTCGCGCAGCTTGGGCTCGAAGAAGGCGCCGATGCCCGTTTCGAACAGCACGGTCTTGCCGGCCAGCGGGCTGGCCAACAGCGCGCGGCAGGCCAGGTCGATGCGGTTCTCGGCGTCGGGCGGCGACCAGCGCTCCCACAGGGCGCGCGGCGCGTTGCCGAACATGGCGCCGCCGTCGAGCTTTTGGCTGTTGCCGAGTAAGGACCAGAGTTTCATGCGAGCGATCCGGTTGGGGGCGGACTACACAGAGGCGGGCGCGGCAGCGTGCCGGCGAGCCGCGCGACTGCGGCCTGCATAGGTTAACTCCGGCCGCGTTAGCGCCGCGATAGCGACCGCCGACTCAAGGCGCCGGCGCGGCCACGGTAGTGAAATGGAACACGAAACGGCCGGCCTTGCCCTTGTCCGCGGTCACCTCGATCGGCGCCAGCGGCCGGTCCGCGCGCAGGCGCGCGCTGCCGCTGGCGCTGACCCGGCTGATCAGCCCGGTGCTGTGGCCGACGATCTTGATCGGCATCTCCTGGCCCGGCACCAGCACCAGCCGGGCGATGGTCGGATCGCTGCCGCGCGGGCGCGCGACGGCTTCTTCGCCGGTGTCCACGTAGTCGCGCGAACTCAGCGAGAACAGGCCTTCGCCGCCGCCTTCGATGTCGAAGCTCCAGGCGGTGCTGCCGTTGCTGCCGTCGTCGAGCACGTCGATGCGGTCCAGGGTCAGCAGGATCGCGGTCGGTCCCGCTGCGGGCGACTTGGGCGCGGGCGGATTCGCGGGCTTGGCCGCGGCGGCCGCGGGCGCGGGCTTGGCCTCGTCGCGCAGCCAGTCGCGCACGTTGTTGATCAGGGTGGTCAGGCCGACCAGGAACGCGAGCACGGCCACCGAAATGGCGGGCACGCGCGTGTACCAGGGTTTGTTCTGTTGTTCGCTCACCACTGGCCCCTGTGCGCCGCGCCCTGATCCGTAGCGCGCAATCTACCGCGACGCGCGCGACGGCTCTAGCGCCGCCGCGCGAGTTTCGCCCTCAGGGCTGCGGCAGCACCGCCGCCTGGCCCACCGGGTTGCGCGGGTCGGTGCCGCCGGACAGGGTGTTGGCGGCCTTGTCCCACATCACCGTCTGCAGGTTGCCCCAGGTGGATTCGCCGGCATTCACGGTGTGGCCCATGGCCTGCAGCGCGGCCACGGTCTGCGCCGACAGCGCGCCGGCCTCGGCCGAGATCGCATCGGGCATCCATTGGTGGTGGTAGCGCGGCAGCGCCGCGACCTGCTGCGGCGCCAGGCCGGCGTCGTAGGCCAGCACCGCCAGCAGCACCTGGGTGATGATGCGGCTGCCGCCGGGCGCGCCGACCGCGATCACCTTGTCCTTGGATTCCAGGAAGCTGGGCGTCATCGAGCTGAGCATGCGCTTGCCGGGCTCGGGCGCGTTGGCGGCGAAACCCATCACGCCGAAGGCGTTGGGCGTGCCCGGGCGCAGCGCGAAATCGTCCATCTCGTTGTTGAGCAGCACGCCGGTGCCCGGCGCGACCATGCCCGAGCCGTACAGCAGGTTCACCGTCTGGGTGGCCGACACGCGGTTGCCTTCGGCGTCGATGATCGAGAAGTGGGTGGTTTCGTCGTCTTCCAGCGGCGCCGGCTGGCCCGACAGCAGGGCGCTGGGCGTGGCCTTTTCGGGGTGGATGGTGGCGCGCAGGCCGGCGGCGTAGTCGGCGCTGGTCAGACGCGCCAGCGGCACCTTCACGAAATCCGGATCGCCCAGGTAGATGGTGCGGTCGCGGTAGGCGCGGCGCATGGCCTCGGCGACGATGTGCACGCGGTGCGCTTCGTCCAGCTTGGACAGGTCCCAGCCTTGCAGTATCTGCAGGATCTCGGCCATGGCCACGCCGCCCGACGACGGCGGCGGCGCGGTGGTGATGTCCCAGCCGCGGTATTTCAGGCGCAGCGGCTCGCGCTCGCGCACCTGGTAGCCGGACAGTTCCTCTGCGCGCCACTGGCCGCCTTCCTGCTTGACCGCGGCCAGCAGCTTCTTGGCGACTTCGCCGCGGTAAAAACCGTCATAGCCTTTGTCCGCCAGCAGTTCCAGCGTGCGCGCCAGGTCGGGCTGCTTCAGCGTCTCGCCGGCCTTGGGCGGCGTGCCGTCGGCCAGGAACACCGCGCGCGTGCCGGGGTAGCGCTCCATCACTTCGCGGCGGCTGCCGTAGCCCTTCTCCAGCCGCGCATACACGCTGAAGCCGTCGCGCGCGATGCGGATGGCCGGCTGCAGCGAGGTGCGCAGCGGCAGCTTGCCGTAGCGCTCGGCCAGGTGCACCAGCGCCGCCGGCAGGCCGGGGATGCCGGCCGACCACGGGCCGTTGGTGGCGCGGTCGCGGTCGAGCTCGCCGTTCTTGTCCAGATAGGCCGCCGGCGTGGCCGCGGCCGGCGCGGTCTCGCGCGCGTCCACGAACACGTCGCGGCCGCTCTTGGCCTCGTGCAGCAGGAAGAAACCGCCGCCGCCGATGCCGGAACTGATCGGCTCCACCACCGACAGCGTGGCCGACACCGCGATCGCCGCGTCGAAGGCGTTGCCGCCCTGGCGCAGGATGTCCAGGCCGGCCTGGGTCGACAGCTCGTGCGCGCTGGCGACGACCGCGCCCGGCGGATGCGCGGCGCGTTGCGGCGCCTGCGCGGCTTGCGCCGGCGCCAGCACGCAGGCGCCCGCCAGCGCCAAAGACAAGCAACCGGCCTGCAGCGCGGAGGCGATGCGCATCGTGTTCACTCCTGTTGAAGACGCTGCAGCTTGGCCAGCAGCTGTTCGTGGGATTCGGGATGGCCGGGGTCGGGATCGATGCACTCGACCGGGCAGACCACCACGCACTGCGGCTCGTCGTAATGGCCCACGCACTCGGTGCAGCGCGCCGGGTCGATCACGTAGATGGTTTCGCCCTGCGAGATCGCCTGGTTCGGGCAGGCCGGCTCGCAGACGTCGCAATTGACGCAGAGTTCGTTGATGCGCAGGGACATGGGGGGACTATGCCACTCGATGCGGGGATTTTCGCATTGCTGGGGCGCGGGTGCGACTTGGCGAGGTCCTGGGTGGTAGGACGCTGTATTTCCTAGGACGGCGCGATGGGCGCCGCCCGGCCCGAGCGCGCAGCGCTCGGGCGTTCGCGGAAGCGCGAGCCAGTGGCTCGCAAACGCTTCCGCTCACCCCCGCCTGCGCGGGGATGACGCTTTGGCAAAGGCGTGGCCGCCTGCGGCGGCCACGCGCCAAAGCGTCACTTCGCTTCGACGAACGAGTATTCGACGCCGTAGGGGGTCACCGCGGCCTTGACGCGCTCGCTGTCGGCGGCGGCGCCGATGAACATCACCTTGACGTTCTTCATCGGCGGGGTTTCCTTGGTCGGCGCCGGGAACGCGGCGACGATCAGGTCGGCGATCTTGGCCGAAGCCGGCGAACCGTAAGCCAGCAGGCTGCCTTCGCTGATGCCGCGGGCCACGTCGAGCTTGGCCTTTTCCAGCTGGCGGTCGTAGTAGCCCTGGAAGTCGGCGGTGCTTTCGGCCGGCAGGTAGTACAGGTAGGGGCTGGTGGCGATGCCGTCGGCCTCGACCTTGCGCTTGACCACGTCGGTCAGGTACTTGCTCCACTCGTTGTCGTCGGAGCTCTTCGGCGCGGTCAGCGGCGCCTGCACGGCCGCAGCCGGAGCCGCCTCTTCCTTCTTGCACGCGGCCACGAAGGGCAGCGCGAGGCAGGCGATCAGCATCAGGCGGGAGGTGGTGTTCATCGGGATCCCCGTTTGTGTTGGAAGTCTTAGGAAGAGTGTTTCTGGGTGCGCTGCCATTGCACCTGCAGCGCTTGGGCTACCGCCGGCGGCACGAATCCGGAGACGTCGCCGCCAAGGCGGGAAATCTCGCGTACCAGCGAAGAGGAAATGAAGCCGTACTGCTCGGCCGGGGTGAGGAACAGCGTCTCCACCTCCGGAATCAGATGGCGGTTCATGCTCGCCAGCTGGAATTCGTATTCGAAGTCCGACACCGCGCGCAGGCCGCGCAGCAGCACCCCGCCGCCGACCTCGTCGACGAAATGGGCGAGCAGGCAGTCGAAGCCGCGCACCTCGATGTGCGGATGATGGGCCACCGCCTTGCGCGCCAGGTCCACCCGCAGCTCCAGCGGCAGCGCCGGGCCTTTGCCGGGGCTGGCGGCCACGCCGATGATCATGCGTTCGAACAGCGGTGCGGCGCGGTCGACCAGGTCGATATGGCCGTTGGTGATCGGATCGAAGGTGCCGGGATAGACGGCGATTCGAGTACGGGCCACTGTCATGGAGTGATCGTTCGCGTCTGCTGGCGGTGGGACGGCGGCCTGGCGCCGCAGCCGGCGCTGCGCGCCGCGGCGGTCGCCCGGCAGGCGCCGGGACGGAGCGCAGTGTAGCAGTCGGGCGCAATCTCTAGGCCGGTTGCGACGGTGCCGGTTCGGTCGGTACCGCTTCGGTCGCCCGGTGCCGGTACAGGGCATAGCTCACCTCGCGGGTGCCGCCCTCGCGGTGGCGCAGCCAATCCGCCGGCAGGGCAATCGGCGTGTCCCGCGGCGCCTCCACGTACAGCCAGGCGCCGGGCGCGAGCTTGGGCAGCAGCGCCGGCCAGACCGCGTCCCACAGGCCGGCCGCGAACGGCGGGTCGACGAAGGCCAGGTCGTAGCCGCCGCCGGGCTGCGCCGGCAGCCAGGCCAGGGCGTCGCCCTGCACCACCTGCGCGGCCTCGCCGCCGGGCAGGCGCGCGGCGGTGGCGCGCAGCGCTGCGGCCAGGGCCGGGTCGCGCTCGACCAGGGTGGCCGCGGCCGCGCCGCGCGACAGCGCCTCCAGGCCCAGCGCGCCGGTGCCGGCGAACAGGTCCAGCACGCGCGCGCCGGGCAATGCCGGCAGCAGCCAGTTGAACAAGGTCTCGCGCACGCGGTCGGCGCTCGGGCGCAGGCCCGGCGCATCGGGCACGTCCAGGCGGGTGCCGCGCCAGCGGCCGCCGATGATGCGCACGCGTCCGGACGCGGCCTTGCCGCCGCCGCTGGGGCGGCCGTGGGAGGGTTTGCTCATCGGGGGCGCAGGGGGGCCGGTGCTAGCATGTGCGCATTCTCGCGCATTCGTGACGCTCTCCCCCGATGATCGGTTTTTTCCGCCGCAAGAAGCCTGCAGACGCCCCCGCCAGCGAACCCCGCCTGAGCACCGAGGAACTGGCCGCCGCCTTCCCGCAGGCGCAGCCGGAGCCGGCCGCCCCGCCCGAAGCCGCCGCCGAACCGGTCGCGCCCGAGCCGGTGCCCGCGGAAGTGATCGCCGCCGCGCTGGAAGTGGACGCCCGCACCTCGGCCGCCAGCGCCGCCGCGCCCGCGTCCGCTTTCGAACCCGAACCCGTGGCCGCGCCCGCCGCTGCCGGCAAGCCCGGCTGGCGCGAGCGCCTGCGCGGCAGCGCCTTCGCCCGCAGCCTGGGCGGCCTGTTCTCGCGCAACCCGCGCCTGGACGACGACCTGCTCGACGAAATCGAGACCGCCCTGCTCATGGCCGATGTCGGCGTGGCCGCCACCACCGAGCTGGTGGAAGGCCTGCGCAAGCGCATGAAGTCGCGCGAGTTCGCCGACGCCAACGCCCTGCTCGCCGCCCTGCGCGCCGACCTGATCGCGATGCTGCGCCCGGTCGCCCAGCCGTTGCGCATCGACGCCGCCGCGCGCCCGTTCGTGCTGCTCACCGTGGGCGTCAACGGCGTGGGCAAGACCACCACCATCGGCAAGCTGGCCAAGCGCTACCGCGACGAGAACCGCGCGCTGATGCTGGCCGCCGGCGACACCTTCCGCGCCGCCGCCGTGGCCCAGTTGCAGGCCTGGGGCGAACGCAACGGCGTGCCGGTGATCGCCCAGGGCCAGAACGCCGACGCCGCCTCGGTCGCCTACGACGCCCTGCAGGCGGCCAAGGCGCGCGGCAGCGAAGTGCTGATCGCCGACACCGCCGGCCGCCTGCACACCCAGCAGGGCCTGATGGCCGAACTGGGCAAGATCAAGCGCGTGCTGCAGAAGGTCGACGCAGCCGCGCCGCACGAAGTGCTGATGGTGATCGACGGCACCACCGGCCAGAACGCGCTGTCGCAGCTGCGCCAGTTCCACGCCGCGGTCGGCGTGACCGGCCTGGTGGTGACCAAGCTCGACGGCACCGCCAAGGGCGGCGTGGTGTTCGCGCTGGCGCGCGAGTTCGGCATACCGATCCGCTACGCCGGCATCGGCGAGCGCCCGGAGGACCTGCGCGTGTTCGACGCCGAGGCCTTCGTCGACGCCCTGCTGCCCGAAGCGCTGGGCGGCGCCTGACCGCGCCGACCGGCGCACGCATGGCCGCCGACCCCGCTCCCGCCGCGCCGCGCAAGCGCCGCCGCGTCCTGCCGGCGCTGGCCGCGCTGGCGCTGCTGCTGTTGCTGTCGCTGGGCTGGTTTTCGCAACCCGACCGCGCCGCCGGCCTGCTGCTGGGCCGCATCGGCGCCGCGCTGGGCCTGGAGATCGAAGCCGCCGGCGCCAGCGAGTACCGCCTGCGCGGCACGCCCATGCTGTTGCTGCGCGATGTGCGCGTGCGCGAGCCCGGCGCAACGACGCCGCTGTTGACCGCAGGCCGCATCCAACTGTCGCTGCCGTGGTCGACCCTGCGCGCGCGCGGCGACGACCTCACCGTGGAGCGCGTCGAATTGGACGCGCCGCAGTTGGACCTGCCGTCGCTGCAGCGCTGGCTGGCCAGCCGCCCGCCCTCGCAGCAGACCCGCATTCCCACCCT
The sequence above is a segment of the Lysobacter silvisoli genome. Coding sequences within it:
- the coaD gene encoding pantetheine-phosphate adenylyltransferase, which codes for MTVARTRIAVYPGTFDPITNGHIDLVDRAAPLFERMIIGVAASPGKGPALPLELRVDLARKAVAHHPHIEVRGFDCLLAHFVDEVGGGVLLRGLRAVSDFEYEFQLASMNRHLIPEVETLFLTPAEQYGFISSSLVREISRLGGDVSGFVPPAVAQALQVQWQRTQKHSS
- the ftsY gene encoding signal recognition particle-docking protein FtsY yields the protein MIGFFRRKKPADAPASEPRLSTEELAAAFPQAQPEPAAPPEAAAEPVAPEPVPAEVIAAALEVDARTSAASAAAPASAFEPEPVAAPAAAGKPGWRERLRGSAFARSLGGLFSRNPRLDDDLLDEIETALLMADVGVAATTELVEGLRKRMKSREFADANALLAALRADLIAMLRPVAQPLRIDAAARPFVLLTVGVNGVGKTTTIGKLAKRYRDENRALMLAAGDTFRAAAVAQLQAWGERNGVPVIAQGQNADAASVAYDALQAAKARGSEVLIADTAGRLHTQQGLMAELGKIKRVLQKVDAAAPHEVLMVIDGTTGQNALSQLRQFHAAVGVTGLVVTKLDGTAKGGVVFALAREFGIPIRYAGIGERPEDLRVFDAEAFVDALLPEALGGA
- the ggt gene encoding gamma-glutamyltransferase, giving the protein MRIASALQAGCLSLALAGACVLAPAQAAQAPQRAAHPPGAVVASAHELSTQAGLDILRQGGNAFDAAIAVSATLSVVEPISSGIGGGGFFLLHEAKSGRDVFVDARETAPAAATPAAYLDKNGELDRDRATNGPWSAGIPGLPAALVHLAERYGKLPLRTSLQPAIRIARDGFSVYARLEKGYGSRREVMERYPGTRAVFLADGTPPKAGETLKQPDLARTLELLADKGYDGFYRGEVAKKLLAAVKQEGGQWRAEELSGYQVREREPLRLKYRGWDITTAPPPSSGGVAMAEILQILQGWDLSKLDEAHRVHIVAEAMRRAYRDRTIYLGDPDFVKVPLARLTSADYAAGLRATIHPEKATPSALLSGQPAPLEDDETTHFSIIDAEGNRVSATQTVNLLYGSGMVAPGTGVLLNNEMDDFALRPGTPNAFGVMGFAANAPEPGKRMLSSMTPSFLESKDKVIAVGAPGGSRIITQVLLAVLAYDAGLAPQQVAALPRYHHQWMPDAISAEAGALSAQTVAALQAMGHTVNAGESTWGNLQTVMWDKAANTLSGGTDPRNPVGQAAVLPQP
- a CDS encoding YfhL family 4Fe-4S dicluster ferredoxin, translating into MSLRINELCVNCDVCEPACPNQAISQGETIYVIDPARCTECVGHYDEPQCVVVCPVECIDPDPGHPESHEQLLAKLQRLQQE
- the rsmD gene encoding 16S rRNA (guanine(966)-N(2))-methyltransferase RsmD; its protein translation is MSKPSHGRPSGGGKAASGRVRIIGGRWRGTRLDVPDAPGLRPSADRVRETLFNWLLPALPGARVLDLFAGTGALGLEALSRGAAAATLVERDPALAAALRATAARLPGGEAAQVVQGDALAWLPAQPGGGYDLAFVDPPFAAGLWDAVWPALLPKLAPGAWLYVEAPRDTPIALPADWLRHREGGTREVSYALYRHRATEAVPTEPAPSQPA